The Molothrus ater isolate BHLD 08-10-18 breed brown headed cowbird chromosome 1, BPBGC_Mater_1.1, whole genome shotgun sequence genome includes a window with the following:
- the LOC118694827 gene encoding LOW QUALITY PROTEIN: serpin B4-like (The sequence of the model RefSeq protein was modified relative to this genomic sequence to represent the inferred CDS: inserted 1 base in 1 codon), with translation MCSLSAANAKFCLDFFRELNKRKRNENIFFSPISLSAAFGMVVLGARGSTLEQIEKVFHFREVLSSTRQENRYPSEQVQLCIGELKLTIKHLFSCXKCEEDEGVHSQFQALLAEVSEPGPGCCLTIANRLFGEITYPFFQQYLDSTKKFYRAELEPVNFKYTEEEVRDKINFWVENETKGKIKDLFAAGFIDPSTVLVLVNAIYFKGKWAVEFKKEDTKEAYFHLNKNERRKVQMMFQEGYFNMAIIEELKTKVLELQYFNNELSMFILLPENDCEDFTGLEQLECALTYEKLAEWTSSSTMQPLRVKVYLPQFKMEESYILNNTLQEMGVLNVFDWGKADLSGISMKGGLVVSKAIQKTIVEVNEEGTEAGCSMGLLAMPLCCPETSEFRADRPFLFFIRHNQTNTILFFGRYSSP, from the exons ATGTGCTCTCTCAGTGCAGCCAATGCCAAGTTCTGTCTTGACTTTTTCAGAGAgctgaacaaaagaaaaagaaatgaaaacatctttttctcCCCAATAAGTCTGTCAGCTGCCTTTGGAATGGTTGTCCTCGGAGCCAGGGGCAGCACACTTGAGCAGATTGAGAAG GTCTTTCATTTCAGAGAAGTTTTGAGCAGTACGAGACAGGAAAACAGATACCCTTCTGAGCAG GTCCAACTTTGCATAGGAGAGCTCAAGCTTACCATAAAacatctgttttcct ttaagTGTGAAGAAGATGAAGGAGTCCATTCCCAGTTCCAGGCCCTGTTGGCTGAAGTCAGTGAACCTGGACCAGGCTGTTGTCTCACCATTGCCAACAGGCTCTTTGGAGAAATTACTTACCCATTCTTTCAG CAATACTTGGATTCCACAAAGAAATTCTATCGAGCAGAACTGGAACCAGTAAATTTTAAATACACTGAAGAAGAAGTCAGAGACAAAATTAACTTCTGGgttgaaaatgaaacaaaag gtaaaatCAAAGAcctttttgctgctggttttattGATCCCTCTACTGTACTTGTCCTGGTCAATGctatatattttaaaggaaaatgggCAGTAGAATTTAAGAAAGAAGACACTAAGGAAGCATATTTCCACCTGAACAAG AACGAGAGAAGGAAAGTGCAGATGATGTTTCAAGAAGGATATTTTAACATGGCCATCATAGaggaactgaaaacaaaagtcCTAGAGCTCCAATACTTCAATAATGAACTGAGCATGTTCATTCTTCTTCCTGAAAATGACTGTGAGGACTTTACTGGCCTAGAACAG CTTGAATGCGCCCTCACCTACGAAAAACTGGCAGAATGGACCAGCTCGTCTACGATGCAACCACTGAGAGTGAAGGTGTACCTGCCCCAGTTCAAGATGGAGGAAAGTTATATTCTCAACAACACTCTCCAGGAGATGGGAGTACTGAATGTTTTTGACTGGGGAAAAGCTGATTTGTCGGGAATCTCTATGAAAGGTGGCTTGGTTGTGTCCAAGGCCATCCAGAAGACAATTGTGGAAGTCAATGAAGAGGGCACTGAGGCAGGTTGTTCCATGGGGCTCCTTGCAATGCCTCTATGCTGCCCAGAAACTTCCGAGTTCAGAGCTGACCGTCCATTCCTCTTCTTCATCAGACACAACCAAACCAACACCATTCTCTTCTTTGGAAGATACTCCTCTCCTTAA